One window from the genome of Diospyros lotus cultivar Yz01 chromosome 11, ASM1463336v1, whole genome shotgun sequence encodes:
- the LOC127813122 gene encoding rust resistance kinase Lr10-like, translated as MSSPPDSNNGPTAAAIIVPVLVLVGIGVISCFCAKIARRAIVSELRAAVAQPAPGYVVQAPGHVVHVWEVDAPTMERILEDLAKEKPIRFTAQELCTFTSNYSTRLGSGGFGIVYKGQFPNGVKIAVKVLNRNSDGRAEEQFMAEVTTIGRTYHRNLVRLYGFCFDQFMSALVYEYMENGSLDKYLFSDMQAIEEWEKLREIAIGTAKGIAYLHEECQQRIIHYDIKPGNVLLDEKFTPKVADFGLAKLCNRDSTHVSVSGYRGTPGYSAPEFQLRNFPITHKCDVYSFGMLLFEIIGRRRNARIRSTDSLDWFPKQVWEEYEKGELATMLSGCWNEENDRVQVEKAAMVALWCVQDSPEDRPPMSAVVKMLEGGVEVMPPPKPFHYLLSISVIRPDAPSNGSNSSDISTSTSCGTNSRWYKDTPIMAKYEIQMASITTTS; from the exons ATGTCTTCACCACCAGATAGTAATAACGGGCCAACTGCTGCTG CTATCATAGTGCCAGTGCTAGTACTTGTAGGCATTGGCGTGATCTCATGTTTTTGTGCCAAGATTGCAAGAAGAGCCATTGTTTCAGAACTGAGAGCAGCTGTTGCTCAGCCAGCCCCAGGTTATGTGGTTCAAGCCCCGGGTCATGTGGTTCATGTGTGGGAAGTTGATGCTCCTACAATGGAGAGGATCCTCGAAGACCTGGCAAAGGAGAAACCGATCAGATTCACAGCCCAAGAACTGTGTACCTTCACTTCCAATTACTCCACAAGGTTGGGTTCTGGAGGCTTTGGCATTGTCTATAAAGGACAGTTCCCTAATGGGGTTAAGATTGCAGTAAAAGTCCTCAACAGGAACTCAGATGGAAGAGCTGAGGAGCAATTCATGGCTGAGGTGACCACCATTGGAAGAACATACCATAGAAATCTAGTCAGGCTTTATGGTTTTTGCTTTGATCAATTCATGAGTGCACTAGTCTACGAGTACATGGAGAATGGATCATTGGACAAGTACCTGTTCAGCGATATGCAAGCAATCGAGGAGTGGGAAAAGCTGCGTGAAATTGCAATCGGAACAGCAAAAGGCATCGCCTACCTGCACGAAGAGTGCCAGCAGCGCATCATTCACTATGATATAAAGCCTGGAAATGTCCTCCTAGACGAAAAGTTTACCCCCAAGGTCGCTGATTTTGGCCTGGCAAAGCTTTGTAACAGAGACAGTACCCATGTATCTGTGTCTGGGTATCGAGGGACTCCCGGCTACTCAGCACCTGAATTTCAGCTCAGGAACTTCCCTATAACGCATAAATGCGATGTCTACAGCTTCGGAATGCTGTTGTTCGAGATAATAGGGAGGAGGAGGAATGCCCGAATACGTTCCACGGACAGTTTGGATTGGTTTCCAAAACAAGTGTGGGAAGAGTACGAGAAAGGAGAGTTGGCTACAATGTTGTCAGGGTGTTGGAATGAGGAGAATGATAGGGTGCAAGTGGAGAAGGCGGCTATGGTGGCTCTGTGGTGCGTTCAGGACTCGCCGGAGGATAGGCCGCCAATGAGCGCGGTGGTGAAAATGCTGGAAGGCGGAGTGGAGGTGATGCCACCTCCAAAGCCATTCCATTACTTGTTATCTATTTCCGTGATTAGGCCTGATGCGCCCTCTAATGGCAGTAACAGTTCAGACATTTCTACTTCGACCAGCTGTGGAACGAATTCGCGTTGGTACAAGGACACGCCCATCATGGCTAAGTACGAGATTCAAATGGCCAGTATCACAACCACCtcctaa
- the LOC127813140 gene encoding vacuolar protein sorting-associated protein 25-like, protein MQKLGDFKLPHFFNYPPYFTLQPVKDTREKQIQLWKELVVDFCRAQNIFIIELENDFPLFTNPVIERSLSHEAREVFLSALVSEGRAEWMDKGHRKCLILWHRIQDWADLILGFVKDNGLEDSVMTVEEIRSGTESRGTELHGVERSVLMRALKLLEHKGKLTIFKGASTDDEGIKFSI, encoded by the exons ATGCAGAAATTGGGAGATTTCAAGCTGCCCCACTTCTTCAATTATCCACCTTACTTCAC CTTGCAGCCAGTTAAGGACACCAGGGAAAAGCAGATACAACTTTGGAAGGAACTAGTAGTTGATTTCTGTAGagctcaaaatatttttataattgaacTAGAAAATGACTTTCCTCTGTTCACAAATCCTGTAATTGAAA GGTCTCTAAGTCATGAAGCTAGGGAGGTATTTCTGTCAGCCTTAGTTTCTGAAG GCCGTGCAGAATGGATGGATAAGGGACACAGAAAATGCCTTATCCTCTGGCACCGCATCCAGGATTGGGCTGACTTGATTTTAGGATTC GTGAAAGATAATGGCTTGGAAGATAGTGTAATGACAGTGGAGGAGATTCGATCAGGGACTGAATCTCGGGGAACAG AGCTTCATGGAGTGGAGCGATCAGTCCTAATGCGAGCGCTGAAGCTACTAGAACACAAGGGGAAGCTTACAATTTTCAAGGGAGCTTCAACTGATGATGAAGGCATCAAATTCTCTATTTAG